Genomic window (Balearica regulorum gibbericeps isolate bBalReg1 chromosome Z, bBalReg1.pri, whole genome shotgun sequence):
TAAGACAAAGGCCCTGGTAGACCTCGCCTGCCCTTCGCTCCTGGCTGAGctcctccccgcagccccagcagcatcccgTGAGGTCGGTGTCCCACCACCGCGTCCCAGCTGCGGTcaggggcagcagggaggcCGACcactctccttcctcccctcagAGCCCACCCTGCCTGCCACGGCCTCGCCCCGGGAGCAACCCCGATGCCGCGGAGACAGCCACGAGGCCGTTACACCGCCGGGCTGGCTGCGGCGGGACAGGACCCGACCGCGGCGGGAGATGGCGGCGGGTCCCGCCGGGGTGCGGAACTACACCTCCCGGCATGCCGCGCGGCTCGCCCTCCCCCAGGATGCCCCCCGAGGCCAGCCGACGCCATTGCGCCTGCGCACTGTGGACGTCGCTGCCGTGCGGCGAACACGTCCGCAGGAGGCCGGGGAGCCCGCCGGGCCCTTTctgccgggccgggcccggcttCCCCGCCTCGTTCAGACCTCTCGGTACGCGGCTCCGGGATCCACTGCCTGCCGAGCCCGGCGGCGGCCCACTCACTGTCTCTATGCAGCAGCTGTGTGTCGTGCCAGCGGGCGGGACGAACTACAACTCCCGGCGTGCTGCGCGGCGCGCAGGGGCTGCCGGGAGATGCCTCCCATGGtgccccgcggcggcggcagctGGGGCGGGCGGGCTCCGAGATGCGGCTGTCGGTGGCCACCGCCATCTCGCACGGGCGCGTGTACCGGCGGTTTGGGCTGGGCCCGCGCTCGCGCCTCGACCTGCTGCGCAACCTGGTGACGGCGCTGGTGCGGCATGAGCGCATCGAGGCGCCCTGGGCGCGCGCCGACGAGATGCAGGGTTACGCCGAGCGGGTGAGCGGCCGGGCCCGACCGGGCGGGGCGGGGTTTGCGGACGGTAAGGGCCCCTAACGGCTCTGCCGACTTCCTCCCCCCGCAGCTCATCGAGTACGCCAAGCTGGGGGACACCAACGAGCGCGCCATGCGCATGGCGAATTTCTGGCTGACGGTAAGTGCCCTCTCCCAAATCCctcgctgccccccccccccccccccccccgccgcagccccgaTGCTGGAGCTGACCGTGCTGCCCGCAGGAGAAGGACCTCATCCACAAGCTGTTCAAGGTGCTGGCACCCCGGTTCCAGCCCCACCCCGGCAGCTACACCCGCCTGCTGCGTATCCCCAACCGGGATGGCCTTGACCGCGCCAAAATGGCGGTCATCGAGCTCAAGGGGAACCCCTTCCCACCGCTGATCCGCCCGCGCCGCGACACCGAGAAGACGCTGCTCAACCAGCTCCTGAAGGGTTACCGGGAGGAcatgcagcaggcagcagccccgcAGGCTCCCCAGGGCACCCCTGTTTAGGCATCCCCCTCCGCCCGGGCACGGCGCTTGGTGTGAGCTGCTCGTGCACCGGCCAGCTTGTTGCTGTCCTGGAGCACAGGAGTGGAAGATGTCCCGGGAGGTCTGAAGGTTGATTACTAACCTTGAATTGCCATGATGGGGGCACAAGCTTAGTGTTTACTTGCTTCTTCCTGTGGTTTGAATAGAGGCTCAGCAAGAGAAGGAAGTCAAGCTGGGAGCCCTAATGGTTGATACTCTCTGTGTAAATAAACTCTGTTCAGAAAGTGAGTTTGCTTCTATTTGGATTATATTCCTATGCACATGAATTAGTAACTTACTCTGGCAAAGACCATGTTTCTTGCATCTTCTGGTCCAACAGCCCTGCTCTCTAGGGCAGCATCTCCACTGTGACAGAGCTACACTGTTTTCTAGAAGCTAGTGTACAGCCTTTCAGGGCAGGAAATTAAGTGGAAAATCAAGTTAGTTTTGCTATTTCAGAAGCACTGAATGCAAACAGGATGGTAGCATTGAGGTAAGTTGGAAAAGAAGCAGTAGCAAAGGGACTTGTGTTATAATGAGGCAATGTGGGCAGGAATAATAGCCATCTCTACTGAGCTTGGTAGGCGCCTCAGGTGTAGGGTTGCAAGAAATCTCTGTATTACTCTGTTTGAACAAAAATGGGATAGTAGCACAACTTCTTCAGAGAGTGATATAACTACAGGGAGATAAGAAACTTTGATTTCAAGTACAGCTCGTGCTTGGAAGTCCTAGCTGTAGCTTCTGAGTGAAAAACCCCAGCAACATTTTGtgttcctccctccctccctcccacgtTTCACAAACTTAAATAAGTGATCTTATGTAGTGAGTTAGCTGTATGGAATgaccaaaaacccccaaaaaaaccaaaccacaagtGATGTTAAAGAACTTGGTAATTCTCTCTTCACGACACTTACACAGTACCACTTCTGTTTTAATGAATTACAGTGAGTAATTTAAGATGTGTGGCACTGtataaggaagaggaaaaaacaggcaAACTACTAAAAAGTCAGTGTTCAGACCTTAGTCATTATGTTTCTAATGACCTTGAAATTGCCCTCTGTGCAGTTGACCTAGCATCTTTTTCAAACAGATGTTTTCTCCTCAGTAGAAGAGATGAACCAAACTGCTGTTGCTGCAGAGCTTCCAATATTAAAAGTCCACATTGAGGCTTTAATGAAATACTCAAAAATAATATGCGATCTGTGTTTCTTCCTTAAATAGGTCTTTTATCCTGATAAAGTGAACCCTAGCATGTTACCAGTGACTGATGACAAAGAATGCTGACTGTAGCTCTCTGGAGATTTTCCCTGTGCTTCAGGAGCAGAGGTGCTGCCCAAGTTTTTCCACTGTGGCATTTCAAAGTGATAAGGCTATTGCATACCTTGCAGGCAAAGGCAAGTGCTGTTTCATCTGTATAATCTCTTAGGAGTCTGACTAGAAATGTGAATGCTGTTTGATAAGCATAAGTCTATGTTACCTACCAGTTTATTTCAGATAGTTCAGCAGATCAGCTACAAGAGGTAGGATTTTAACCACTGAATCATTTTCCCTTGATCTGCCCACCTGTCACTTTCttaaaggaggaggaacagtAACCGTCAAACTGTTTTGGTAGAAAACTCAAGGATATGAATGATAAAAATACGTCAAGGGAGGAAGATGGCTGTGGCCCTGTAGCAGTAGCTGAAAATACAGTGTTACACCCATGTTATCCAAAATGCCCATTTTGATCAAAGGACCCAGAAGAAAGAGCAGGTAGAcatacctgattttttttagaaagacaattggataaaaacatttaatgagGGGAAGCAAATCAGGCTGTCTTCTGCTTGTCCTTAGATTAatcatctgaggaaaaaaagtatagaaAAGCTAGAAGCTGCTAAGCCAAGTTGGGGAAAAGTCTTGATAGAGATTCTTTATATACAAATCCTTAGGTGTGCATCCCTATTTTTTGCAGTATCTGTATTAAGATTAGGACAGGTGACAAAGCATTCATAATCTCACAAGTGTGGTGTGTAGTCCCTCTAAATGCAATTTTCCTACTATATGTCCTGGAACATTCCCTGAGGTGGTGTAGGCTTCTGCCAGGACATGTGGATGTCCTCCCAGTTTGTCTTGTACTCAGGTGGGTCAGGCTTTCAGCTGCCTGTAGAGGAAAACAAAGGGGAATTCACTGTTAATACATGAAATCTGTTCTTACTATAATTCCCCTGTATCCTGGCTTCCAGACTCAGCTCTTCTATCAGCCTTAGAACCATGTAATCCATGCAAATATACAGCTCCCTATGATCACCTTTATGTTCTGCCCCCTTCCCTCAGCCCCTTCCACCTCTGGAAAACAGAGGCCTACCTGACTGCAGCTGTGAGACTCCGATACCAGTCATTAATGTCTTGTTGGTCACTGGACATCAACAGCAGTGTCTTGTgtggaaaggaaagctgaaaggcAAACAGAATCTGGTGCCATTTTGGCATTCCCTGCCAAGGCAGCGACTGATAAAAGGGGAGCCATCACCGCTGAACTCAGCTCAGCCCTGCATGCTTAACATTGGCACTGAGAGAAGCCAGAGGCTTCTGGATGGTACAGAGCAAGTGCCAGTCTCATCCATTCCTTCCGGCCACAGATGACAGCTCACTTTGACTTAATAGGGTGTTTGGAAGTGGGCAATTACAGTTCTCAGCAGCTTTTCATCCAGTTTTTTCCTGTATTCCAAGCTGCCCCTAGAGGTCCTTCCACTACCACCATCTACAGATCAGAGCTTACCCAAAGATCTTCGCCGTCATAGCTCACAAGGAATGAGCTAACAGCCACCAGGTGCTGCAACCCAGGAAGACCTAAACTTGAAGCCCCTGCCTAAGGCATCAGTCCCAGTCAAAGACCCACAGCCCTCAGGGAACTGGGTGCACAAGCGATCTCTGTTGTGATAATACCCACATCTTTTCGCATTGTCTTCTTCAGGGTTTTCTATAAGCTCAGTCCACAGTCAATGTAATGTTTCATATTCATTGTCACATGACTGTTGAGCTGTCCCCTCTGGCTCTGATGAGGGCATGTCAGTCTTATTGGACCCTCCTCACCTGAGGAGCAACCTGTACCCCAAAGTGCTCAGGAGGGACTACACCACAAAGGGAGAAGGACCTACATCACTCGAGAAGGGTTGCCCTAATTCAGACTAGTTCATTGCATTTACCATTGTCACCACTCTCATCATCTCAGTCCTGTTGAGACAGCTAGAGACCTGCTTTGCAAGTCTGACTCCACTTGATGCTTCTGCCAggcagaaaagagaagacttACACTGAGGAGCCCTCCCTGGCTCTGCGTGTGGCCAAACACTTTATCCACTATGCACTGGTGAAGCGGGTAGACAGCCTGGCATGCCAATTTGTTCGAATTGAGCGGGTGCAGTGGGTGGCAGGGCTTTGTTGAAATAAAGAtatcagaaaaaaggaagaacatccTGCGCTTCAGTTCTTCTCCCTTTGAAGGCACCACCAGAAGCCAGCCTTCCCGGATATACCAGCGCCCTAGGCACGCAagggaaataaagacagttgTCAGATCGTCATTGTCGAAAAAAGGATGCAGTGAGACAAACAGGAACACTGTGAGCTGCCCTTGTAGGTTACCAGGTGCTGTATCAATTCCAGCCACTAGAAAGCACTGAGTATCCACGGGCCAGCTCACCAGCACTGAGAGCACACATGCAGGAACAGTCATCAGCCCAAAACTGATAGTATATGAGGAGCAAGCTGAAGTTTTTATAAATCTAGTATGTTAATTAAGAGGATATTATTCTATCCAAGTCTGTAAAGAAACGAGAACAAAAACATGGTTTGAAAATGGTATGCATACCTTTAAATTAACATAAGCCTTTGGAAAACATACCATGAACTATCTTAAACTGTGTTGCCCAGTTGTTTATTAGCGGTGAAATAGAAGTTAGCCTAAGCTTTAAACATGCATTGTTTTTCCccctattttatttccttgtgcGTGGCaccaattaaaagaaatatataatttcacAGGTCATCTAACTATATACAGACCTGCAGCAGTTAACAGGTTACAGAATGAAGATTAGTGCtctaatgaaaagaaagcaaaggggaTACAAAACAACACATTAGAAGGAAGGTCTGAGTAGGCAACCTTATCAATCTTCTCTTACAGAACAGGG
Coding sequences:
- the MRPL17 gene encoding large ribosomal subunit protein bL17m, with protein sequence MRLSVATAISHGRVYRRFGLGPRSRLDLLRNLVTALVRHERIEAPWARADEMQGYAERLIEYAKLGDTNERAMRMANFWLTEKDLIHKLFKVLAPRFQPHPGSYTRLLRIPNRDGLDRAKMAVIELKGNPFPPLIRPRRDTEKTLLNQLLKGYREDMQQAAAPQAPQGTPV